Proteins from a single region of Haloterrigena alkaliphila:
- a CDS encoding translation initiation factor eIF-1A, producing the protein MTEESGRRNLRMPNSDEVFAVVTEHLGGNHVQLRCADGEERLGRIPGRMKYRTWIEQDDIVVAEPWDWQDEKATIEWRYTSQDADQLRREGHID; encoded by the coding sequence GTGACAGAAGAATCCGGGCGCCGGAATCTCCGTATGCCCAACAGCGATGAAGTATTCGCCGTCGTAACCGAACACCTCGGAGGGAACCACGTTCAACTCCGCTGTGCAGACGGCGAGGAGCGCCTCGGCCGCATCCCAGGTCGCATGAAGTACCGCACCTGGATCGAGCAAGACGACATCGTCGTCGCCGAGCCCTGGGACTGGCAGGACGAGAAGGCCACGATCGAGTGGCGCTACACCAGTCAGGACGCGGATCAACTGCGCCGCGAAGGCCACATCGATTGA
- a CDS encoding YkgJ family cysteine cluster protein has product MSADQRRRVEVYPDREVVVEFDPDLTFECVDDCTWCCQHGVLLYDEDLLELAQRANLAETTTDFRGEKFVTREEKDRDEHVDDDGCACAFLRDDGLCSLHLEEDWKPTRCSVFPLAVFLEDGDLHVDIRDSAHEHCEGLNVSERRVTDNLDAFVPELLWELENPDSDREL; this is encoded by the coding sequence GTGAGCGCTGATCAGCGGCGACGCGTCGAGGTCTACCCCGACCGCGAGGTCGTCGTCGAGTTCGATCCGGACCTCACCTTCGAGTGCGTCGACGACTGCACGTGGTGCTGTCAGCACGGCGTACTCCTCTACGACGAGGACCTCCTCGAGCTCGCCCAGCGGGCCAACCTCGCCGAGACGACGACGGACTTTCGCGGCGAGAAGTTCGTCACCCGCGAGGAGAAAGACCGGGACGAGCACGTCGACGACGACGGCTGCGCCTGCGCGTTCCTCCGGGACGACGGCCTCTGTAGCTTACACCTCGAGGAGGACTGGAAACCCACCCGCTGTTCGGTCTTCCCGCTGGCCGTCTTCCTCGAGGACGGCGACCTCCACGTCGATATCCGCGACTCGGCCCACGAGCACTGCGAGGGGCTGAACGTCAGCGAACGGCGCGTGACCGACAACCTCGATGCCTTCGTCCCCGAACTGCTCTGGGAACTCGAGAATCCGGATTCCGATCGAGAGCTGTAA
- a CDS encoding fumarylacetoacetate hydrolase family protein, whose amino-acid sequence MKLARIATDEGPVTGRYEDGVVHTDDGAYEVGADGEFLPPCEPSALYCVGRNYAATIEQMEYERPDEPDFFIKPPASLLGHRDPIPYPAFTDELTYAGELAAVIDEPCRNVSEDEVPDVVRGYTILNDMDALDQQGRTARKVFDGSGPLGPWIETAVDSTDVDMWTDVAGERRQEANTELMLFDPDEIVAFLSRRFTLRPGDVIAFGSPANPGLVEPGDEVEITYEGVGTLRNTVVDSSEREKLPLERETVRA is encoded by the coding sequence ATGAAACTCGCGCGGATCGCGACGGACGAGGGACCGGTCACGGGCAGATACGAGGACGGCGTCGTGCACACCGACGACGGCGCCTACGAGGTCGGCGCTGACGGCGAGTTCCTGCCGCCCTGCGAGCCGTCGGCGCTGTACTGCGTCGGACGCAACTACGCGGCCACGATCGAACAGATGGAGTACGAACGCCCGGACGAACCGGACTTCTTCATCAAGCCGCCCGCGTCGCTGCTGGGCCACCGGGATCCGATCCCCTACCCCGCGTTCACCGACGAACTCACCTACGCCGGCGAACTCGCGGCCGTCATCGACGAACCCTGCCGGAACGTTTCTGAAGACGAGGTGCCGGACGTCGTCCGCGGCTACACGATCCTGAACGATATGGACGCGCTCGACCAGCAGGGCCGCACCGCGCGCAAGGTCTTCGACGGTTCCGGCCCGCTGGGGCCGTGGATCGAGACCGCCGTCGATTCGACCGACGTCGACATGTGGACCGACGTCGCCGGCGAGCGCCGACAGGAGGCGAACACCGAACTGATGTTATTCGACCCCGACGAGATCGTCGCCTTCCTCTCGCGGCGGTTCACGCTCCGCCCCGGCGACGTGATCGCCTTCGGGAGCCCCGCCAACCCCGGTCTGGTCGAACCCGGCGACGAGGTCGAGATCACCTACGAGGGCGTCGGCACGCTCCGAAACACCGTCGTCGACTCGAGCGAGCGGGAGAAGCTGCCGCTCGAGCGAGAGACGGTTCGCGCGTAG
- a CDS encoding adenosylcobinamide amidohydrolase, protein MTATEPAYDAVRRDGILRVRRPGTEWLSTGWNGGRRRADCAYNVSVPEGWDRTDLGAYVDERLERAGFDDAGGGVDNGGGRDADPADSEGDGCGEPPVLLTGVDQVHARGARYGSVTAYATAGVSNPAALPMDVEEGSRPRDDPIDVDSDAAPGRGTVNVVVVTTRALAPGALANLIAVAAEAKAATLLAETGFPGTTTDAIVAGHDPSGERAAFSGSGTDVGAAVRACVREAVRASLRARYADSGDEIPDSVADASSGVSTDQRARIVRPRLEE, encoded by the coding sequence ATGACCGCGACTGAGCCAGCGTACGACGCCGTGCGCCGGGACGGGATTCTCCGCGTTCGACGGCCGGGGACCGAGTGGCTCTCGACCGGCTGGAACGGCGGCCGGCGGCGCGCCGACTGCGCGTACAACGTCTCGGTCCCCGAGGGCTGGGACCGGACGGATCTGGGCGCGTACGTCGACGAGCGCCTCGAGCGGGCCGGGTTCGACGACGCGGGCGGGGGTGTCGATAATGGGGGCGGTCGTGACGCCGATCCGGCCGACAGCGAGGGAGACGGATGTGGCGAGCCCCCGGTTCTGCTCACCGGCGTCGATCAGGTCCACGCTCGCGGAGCGCGGTACGGCTCCGTGACGGCCTACGCGACCGCCGGGGTTTCGAACCCCGCGGCCCTGCCGATGGACGTCGAAGAGGGCTCGAGGCCTCGAGACGACCCCATCGACGTCGATTCGGACGCGGCCCCGGGTCGAGGGACGGTCAACGTCGTCGTCGTCACGACCCGCGCGCTCGCACCCGGCGCGCTGGCGAACCTGATCGCCGTCGCCGCGGAGGCGAAGGCCGCGACGCTGCTCGCCGAGACCGGCTTTCCCGGTACCACGACGGACGCCATCGTCGCGGGCCACGATCCGTCGGGTGAGCGGGCCGCGTTCTCGGGCAGCGGCACGGATGTCGGCGCGGCCGTCCGGGCCTGCGTCCGCGAGGCCGTTCGGGCCTCGTTGCGTGCCCGGTACGCGGATTCTGGAGACGAGATACCCGACTCGGTCGCTGACGCATCCTCCGGCGTCTCGACGGATCAACGGGCGAGGATCGTTCGGCCGCGACTCGAGGAGTGA
- a CDS encoding threonine-phosphate decarboxylase has translation MDPDSVREGERVPHGGETDRDVLDFSANTNPRTPDGVEAVYADALEASRRYPDDDYPEFRTAAGEFGGCDPERVIPTPGGLAAIRLAMEVTLEPGDEALVPYPSFGEYAREVRLQGASPQFVPHDEVPGTTDGALEDCALAIVCTPNNPTGEATDPAALADFAARCEAAGTTLLVDEAFLGFTDLPSAARLEAEGVIVARSLTKLFGLPGLRAGFAVATGEQRVALETARRAWSLGTPAARVGAHCLQRDEFVRDTRERVASERERMRAALESRFDVAPSDAPYLLCDVGEDDVDDVIAAAREDGVAIRDARTFRGLESHVRVAVKDRAANDRLLAALEVGGALEAPDAAESDDSSGGRETGRRG, from the coding sequence GTGGACCCTGACTCGGTGCGCGAGGGGGAGCGCGTCCCCCACGGCGGCGAGACGGACCGGGACGTCCTCGACTTCTCGGCCAACACCAATCCCCGAACGCCCGACGGCGTCGAGGCGGTCTACGCGGACGCGCTCGAGGCCTCGCGGCGCTACCCCGACGACGACTATCCCGAGTTCCGGACCGCTGCTGGCGAATTCGGCGGCTGCGACCCCGAGCGAGTGATCCCCACGCCCGGCGGGCTGGCCGCGATCCGGCTGGCGATGGAAGTCACGCTCGAGCCCGGCGACGAGGCGTTGGTCCCGTACCCGAGCTTCGGCGAGTACGCCCGAGAGGTGCGGTTACAGGGTGCATCACCGCAGTTCGTCCCCCACGACGAGGTTCCGGGGACGACCGACGGCGCGCTCGAGGACTGCGCGCTGGCGATCGTCTGCACGCCGAACAATCCGACCGGTGAGGCGACGGATCCCGCCGCGCTGGCCGACTTCGCGGCGCGGTGCGAGGCGGCGGGGACGACGCTGCTGGTCGACGAGGCGTTTCTGGGCTTTACCGACCTGCCTTCGGCCGCCCGACTCGAGGCCGAGGGCGTGATCGTCGCCCGTTCACTCACCAAACTGTTTGGGTTGCCGGGGCTGCGCGCCGGATTCGCAGTCGCGACAGGCGAGCAGCGGGTCGCCCTCGAGACCGCTCGCCGGGCCTGGTCGCTCGGGACGCCGGCCGCCCGCGTGGGCGCCCACTGCCTGCAGCGGGACGAGTTCGTTCGCGACACGCGTGAACGGGTCGCGAGCGAACGCGAGCGGATGCGCGCCGCGCTCGAGTCGCGGTTCGACGTCGCCCCCTCTGACGCGCCCTACCTGTTGTGTGACGTCGGCGAGGACGACGTCGACGACGTGATCGCCGCGGCGCGCGAGGACGGCGTGGCGATCCGGGACGCGCGGACGTTCCGCGGGCTCGAGTCCCACGTCCGTGTCGCCGTCAAGGACCGCGCGGCGAACGATCGATTGCTCGCGGCGCTCGAGGTGGGCGGCGCCCTCGAGGCGCCAGACGCAGCCGAATCCGACGACTCAAGTGGTGGGCGCGAGACCGGACGCCGTGGATGA
- the cobT gene encoding nicotinate mononucleotide-dependent phosphoribosyltransferase CobT, with product MRVLLPAGTTETALIDGISAAGAAPELMEHTPSADVEILEYGRPTTAPVTPVSPNGCPTPAAVTRAVREVIGFDATVVDAGLVQPTGAPTVDLGVEPGADIREPEAVPDAEAIFDRAHAFGASLPDDDLLIGETVPGGTTTALGVLTALGEPAGVSSSLPDNPIERKRRVVDEALAASDLAAGDCEGRPLAAIRAVGDPVQATVAGIAAGALESEADVTLAGGTQMIAIATALRHAGVDESLSIATTSFVADEQGDRLEEACERLDCDLTVTDPGFDAREHVAMRRYCAGEAKEGVAMGGALSLVPDGRMDDVLDRLEGVCDRLGIDPDGDPDSGPATHTEGDGGP from the coding sequence GTGCGCGTACTCCTCCCCGCCGGGACGACCGAGACGGCCCTGATCGACGGCATCAGCGCCGCCGGCGCGGCGCCGGAGCTGATGGAACACACCCCCTCCGCGGACGTCGAGATCCTCGAGTACGGCCGACCCACGACGGCGCCCGTCACGCCGGTCAGCCCGAACGGCTGTCCGACGCCGGCCGCGGTGACCCGCGCGGTGCGAGAGGTGATCGGGTTCGACGCCACGGTCGTCGACGCCGGCCTCGTCCAGCCGACGGGCGCGCCGACGGTCGACCTCGGGGTCGAACCGGGCGCCGACATTCGCGAGCCGGAGGCCGTTCCGGACGCCGAGGCGATCTTCGACCGCGCCCACGCGTTCGGCGCGAGCCTGCCGGACGACGACCTGCTGATCGGCGAGACCGTGCCGGGGGGAACGACGACCGCGCTGGGCGTGCTCACCGCGCTGGGCGAACCCGCCGGCGTCTCCTCGTCGCTGCCAGACAATCCGATCGAGCGCAAGCGCCGCGTCGTCGACGAGGCACTCGCCGCGAGCGACCTCGCAGCCGGCGACTGCGAGGGTCGCCCTCTCGCGGCGATCCGCGCGGTCGGCGACCCCGTGCAGGCGACCGTCGCCGGTATCGCCGCCGGCGCGCTCGAGTCCGAAGCCGACGTCACCCTCGCCGGCGGGACGCAGATGATCGCCATCGCGACCGCGCTGCGCCACGCGGGGGTCGACGAGTCGCTGTCGATCGCGACCACGTCGTTCGTCGCGGACGAACAGGGTGACCGCCTCGAGGAGGCCTGCGAGCGACTGGACTGCGACCTGACGGTGACGGATCCCGGCTTCGACGCCCGCGAGCACGTCGCGATGCGGCGCTACTGCGCCGGCGAGGCGAAAGAAGGCGTCGCGATGGGCGGCGCACTGTCGCTCGTCCCCGACGGCCGGATGGACGACGTGCTGGACCGACTCGAGGGCGTCTGCGACCGCCTCGGTATCGATCCCGACGGCGACCCCGACTCGGGCCCGGCGACGCATACGGAGGGCGACGGTGGACCCTGA
- a CDS encoding NTP transferase domain-containing protein: protein MCGGKGTRLESPHEKPLHPIDGTPMVDRVLAGLEESRVEGVYAAVSPNTPETRAHLEATAGVEPIETAGDGYVADLIALLERSALEPPICTVAADVPLLAGAGIDRILADYDGNDADGRDAPSMTVAVPVALKRRLGVSVDATLESADHLAPTGVNVVGTADDSRSMTHRSYDPRLAINVNRREDARIAAERLSTEGR, encoded by the coding sequence ATGTGCGGCGGGAAGGGGACCCGCCTCGAGAGCCCGCACGAGAAACCCCTGCACCCGATCGACGGCACCCCGATGGTCGACCGCGTGCTCGCGGGCCTCGAGGAGAGCCGCGTCGAGGGCGTTTACGCCGCCGTTTCGCCGAACACGCCCGAGACGCGAGCCCACCTCGAGGCCACCGCCGGCGTCGAGCCGATCGAGACGGCCGGCGACGGCTACGTGGCCGACCTGATCGCCCTGCTCGAGCGCTCCGCCCTCGAGCCGCCGATCTGCACCGTCGCGGCCGACGTCCCGCTGCTCGCGGGGGCCGGGATCGACCGAATACTGGCGGATTACGACGGTAACGACGCCGACGGACGCGACGCCCCGTCGATGACCGTCGCCGTTCCCGTCGCACTCAAGCGCCGACTCGGCGTCAGCGTCGACGCGACGCTCGAGTCGGCCGACCACCTCGCGCCGACCGGGGTCAACGTCGTCGGCACCGCGGACGACTCCAGATCCATGACACACCGCAGCTACGACCCACGACTCGCGATCAACGTGAACCGACGCGAAGACGCCCGAATCGCCGCCGAGCGGTTGTCCACGGAGGGCCGATAA
- the cobS gene encoding adenosylcobinamide-GDP ribazoletransferase, whose amino-acid sequence MIGGPFGAVRGALSFLTRLPVGYRDGDWIAFRSRPAAFPVVGYVAGALAALPLLAAGALPAPTVALGYILAVYAVLGIHHIDGIADLGDALVVHGDVDRRREILKDTTTGVGALLAVSLVVAALALGGLALAGLPAFRAVGVAVAAEVGTKLGMAAMACFGRASYEGMGRQFTAAATPGRFVAPAAVALPAVALTWPTPTAAVALCGALAGIALPWYWANRFLGGINGDIFGAANEIGRVVGVHAGVIAWTLL is encoded by the coding sequence GTGATCGGGGGGCCGTTCGGCGCCGTCCGCGGCGCGCTCAGCTTTCTGACGCGGCTCCCGGTCGGGTACCGCGACGGCGACTGGATCGCGTTTCGCTCGAGGCCGGCGGCGTTCCCCGTCGTCGGCTACGTCGCGGGCGCGCTGGCCGCGCTCCCCCTGCTCGCGGCCGGTGCGCTGCCGGCGCCGACCGTCGCGTTAGGGTATATCCTCGCCGTTTACGCGGTCCTCGGGATCCACCACATCGACGGGATCGCTGATCTGGGCGACGCGCTCGTCGTCCACGGCGACGTCGACCGGCGCCGCGAGATCCTGAAGGATACCACGACCGGCGTCGGCGCGCTGCTGGCGGTCTCGCTCGTCGTCGCGGCGCTCGCGCTCGGGGGACTCGCCCTCGCCGGGCTTCCCGCGTTCCGGGCGGTCGGCGTCGCGGTCGCCGCCGAAGTCGGGACGAAACTGGGGATGGCCGCGATGGCCTGTTTCGGCCGCGCGAGCTACGAGGGGATGGGCCGGCAGTTCACCGCCGCCGCGACGCCCGGTCGGTTCGTCGCACCCGCCGCCGTCGCCCTGCCAGCCGTCGCGCTGACCTGGCCGACCCCGACCGCGGCGGTCGCCCTCTGCGGCGCGCTCGCGGGGATCGCCCTCCCCTGGTACTGGGCGAATCGCTTCCTCGGGGGGATCAACGGGGATATCTTCGGCGCGGCCAACGAGATCGGCCGCGTCGTCGGCGTTCACGCGGGGGTGATCGCGTGGACGCTGTTGTGA
- a CDS encoding CobD/CbiB family cobalamin biosynthesis protein — protein MLLTIIALFGLAFSLDLLVGEPPTPAHPVAWFGRLVGALDREWAATERGQRLAGVGIALLAPLVPAGAAAGVVLLAGAYSALAAAVVAGVVLFLTTSLRSLLELTRAVVDATADVAAGESESESDSGDGYGPDSGDKPGPDSGDGLEAARERVRGLVGRDTAGLSAAEIRSAAVESAGENLADGLVATLLPFALLAPLSLPAAAAAAAWVKGVNTLDSMLGYPSKPHGTASARLDDLVMWLPARLTAVAIAVAGVDPLALRRAAEWARDPPSPNSGWPMATLACVLSVRLRKRGVYDLNPAADLPTAADAERAIAVVGRAAVVVVLFTIALAAAVTALAPLEAGQPIPTDPTAGVGVALGAGLAFLGDPLAVPAWPIPKPEVVFA, from the coding sequence GTGCTACTGACGATTATCGCGCTGTTCGGACTCGCCTTTAGCCTCGACCTATTGGTCGGCGAACCGCCGACCCCGGCCCACCCGGTGGCGTGGTTCGGCCGCCTCGTCGGCGCGCTCGACCGAGAGTGGGCCGCCACAGAGCGCGGCCAGCGACTGGCCGGCGTCGGGATCGCGCTCCTCGCGCCGCTGGTTCCCGCCGGGGCCGCCGCCGGCGTCGTCCTCCTCGCAGGGGCGTACTCCGCGCTCGCCGCCGCGGTAGTCGCCGGCGTCGTCCTCTTCCTGACGACCAGTCTGCGCTCGCTGCTCGAGTTGACCCGCGCGGTCGTGGACGCCACTGCGGACGTCGCGGCGGGTGAATCCGAATCCGAATCGGATTCAGGCGACGGATACGGACCCGATTCCGGCGACAAACCTGGACCGGATTCAGGCGACGGCCTCGAGGCGGCCCGCGAGCGGGTCCGCGGACTCGTCGGTCGCGATACGGCCGGGCTCTCGGCGGCCGAGATCCGCAGCGCCGCGGTCGAGAGCGCCGGCGAGAACCTCGCCGACGGGCTGGTCGCGACGCTGCTTCCCTTCGCCCTCCTCGCGCCGCTGTCGCTGCCCGCCGCCGCGGCCGCCGCGGCGTGGGTCAAGGGTGTCAACACGCTGGACTCCATGCTCGGCTACCCGTCGAAGCCCCACGGCACCGCGAGCGCGCGCCTCGACGATCTCGTGATGTGGCTTCCGGCCCGGCTCACGGCGGTCGCGATCGCCGTCGCCGGAGTGGACCCGCTCGCGCTCCGGCGCGCCGCCGAGTGGGCCCGCGACCCGCCCTCGCCCAACTCGGGGTGGCCCATGGCGACGCTGGCCTGCGTCCTCTCGGTCCGTCTCCGGAAGCGGGGCGTGTACGACCTCAATCCCGCGGCCGACCTGCCGACGGCCGCCGACGCCGAGCGGGCTATCGCCGTCGTCGGCCGGGCGGCCGTCGTCGTCGTCCTCTTCACCATCGCTCTCGCGGCGGCCGTGACGGCGCTCGCGCCGCTCGAGGCCGGGCAACCGATTCCGACGGATCCGACGGCCGGCGTCGGCGTCGCGCTCGGCGCGGGCCTCGCGTTCCTGGGCGACCCCCTCGCGGTACCCGCGTGGCCGATCCCGAAGCCGGAGGTGGTGTTCGCGTGA
- a CDS encoding HAD family hydrolase: MGVSFDLFGTLVTADRPSDPAAAVAAELERRGVDVPDDWADAYAESHIDAPEGAEVPLPAHVSRALESRNVDYERNAARRAVVAAFDPAVETRPGAREAVDAARERGPVAICSNCSVPELVGRTLVRSAFERDEFDAVITSVGCGWRKPAPQIFELTADQVGVDSSDLVHVGDDRRADGGVESVGGTALLLADHPLETLPARLAEREESQQS; encoded by the coding sequence GTGGGAGTATCGTTCGACCTCTTCGGGACGCTCGTGACCGCCGATAGACCGTCCGATCCGGCCGCAGCAGTCGCGGCCGAACTCGAGCGCCGCGGCGTCGACGTCCCCGACGACTGGGCCGACGCCTACGCGGAGAGTCACATCGACGCCCCGGAGGGAGCCGAGGTACCACTGCCGGCTCACGTCTCGCGCGCGCTCGAGAGCCGCAACGTCGACTACGAGCGCAACGCGGCCCGACGGGCGGTCGTCGCCGCCTTCGATCCCGCCGTCGAGACCAGACCGGGCGCCCGCGAGGCCGTCGACGCCGCCCGCGAGCGCGGTCCGGTCGCGATCTGCTCGAACTGCAGCGTCCCGGAACTGGTGGGCCGCACCCTCGTCCGCTCGGCTTTCGAGCGCGACGAGTTCGACGCCGTCATCACGAGCGTCGGCTGCGGGTGGCGCAAACCCGCCCCGCAGATCTTCGAACTCACCGCCGACCAGGTAGGGGTCGACTCGAGCGACCTCGTTCACGTCGGCGACGACCGGCGGGCCGACGGCGGCGTCGAGAGCGTCGGCGGGACCGCGCTGCTGCTCGCGGACCACCCGCTCGAGACGCTTCCAGCGCGACTGGCCGAGCGGGAGGAGTCACAGCAGTCATGA
- a CDS encoding helix-turn-helix transcriptional regulator, whose protein sequence is MSRRSSPPSRVVRRVRRTVRAGLRTISSLVRVSPRSDTPDGGHRTDDGPHRDRQHERGGSDHGGRTERRRRTDRGRDTATRLESRADSNADPLDPDTGPTSRGEILEYGWLPSEYVRAVLADHGGRIKQRRFVDEYGWSPSTLSELLSSLEDDGAIERYRLGREKVVRLPEEERRMAPMAGRGRENGTR, encoded by the coding sequence ATGTCCCGACGATCATCCCCTCCCTCCCGAGTCGTCCGCCGCGTTCGGCGCACCGTCCGCGCCGGTCTTCGAACGATCAGCTCGCTGGTCCGCGTCAGCCCCCGTTCCGATACCCCCGACGGCGGTCACCGGACCGACGACGGTCCACACCGCGACCGGCAGCACGAACGCGGCGGCTCCGACCACGGCGGCCGCACCGAACGTCGCCGCCGAACGGATCGTGGCCGCGATACTGCGACACGGCTCGAGTCGCGCGCCGATTCGAACGCGGACCCGCTCGACCCCGATACGGGGCCGACGAGTCGCGGTGAAATCCTCGAGTACGGGTGGCTGCCGTCCGAATACGTGCGGGCCGTCCTCGCCGACCACGGCGGTCGGATCAAACAGCGGCGCTTCGTCGACGAGTACGGCTGGTCGCCGTCGACCCTCAGCGAACTCCTCTCGTCGCTCGAGGACGACGGCGCGATCGAGCGCTACCGACTCGGTCGCGAGAAAGTGGTTCGACTCCCCGAGGAGGAGCGACGGATGGCTCCGATGGCGGGGCGCGGTCGCGAAAACGGCACTCGATAA
- a CDS encoding translation initiation factor IF-2 subunit beta — MDYEASLDRAMEDVPDIGGDEERLQIPDAETQKDGAFTRFTNLGEIADVLSREDEHLHRFVQREMGTSGKFEDGRGRYNGTFSEQDFDAAVDAYVDEYVLCSECGLPDTRLVREDRTPMLRCDACGAFRPVTKRSTSSQQQQQQEAVEEGKTYTVEITGTGRKGDGVAEKGEYTIFVPGAAEGDVVDIYIKNISGNLAFARLD; from the coding sequence ATGGATTACGAAGCGAGTCTCGACCGAGCCATGGAAGACGTTCCGGACATCGGGGGCGACGAAGAGCGACTGCAGATCCCCGACGCCGAGACCCAGAAGGACGGCGCCTTCACGCGGTTTACGAACCTCGGCGAAATCGCCGACGTCCTCTCGCGCGAGGACGAGCACCTCCACCGGTTCGTCCAGCGCGAGATGGGGACCAGCGGCAAGTTCGAGGACGGCCGCGGCCGATACAACGGGACCTTCTCCGAGCAGGACTTCGACGCGGCCGTCGACGCCTACGTCGACGAGTACGTGCTCTGTTCGGAGTGCGGCCTGCCGGACACCCGCCTCGTCCGCGAGGACCGCACGCCGATGCTTCGCTGTGACGCCTGCGGTGCGTTCCGCCCCGTCACCAAGCGCTCGACCAGCAGCCAGCAGCAACAACAGCAGGAGGCCGTCGAGGAAGGCAAGACCTACACCGTCGAGATCACCGGCACCGGCCGCAAGGGCGACGGCGTGGCCGAGAAAGGGGAGTACACCATCTTCGTCCCCGGCGCCGCAGAGGGCGACGTCGTCGACATCTACATCAAGAACATCTCCGGCAACCTCGCGTTCGCTCGCCTCGACTGA
- a CDS encoding DUF5789 family protein has product MSEGGPDRDRAQDRAEQRKAERAETTESILAEVERDLGEVEYPITSEELASEYASEPIDMPNETESLGSVFDRLAGEQFDTPEEVREAVYGEITGEAGSPNEANAERDLTRLDEEKQGSLGESGGSTY; this is encoded by the coding sequence ATGAGCGAGGGTGGCCCAGACCGCGACCGCGCACAGGACCGCGCCGAGCAGCGGAAAGCCGAGCGGGCCGAGACGACCGAGTCGATCCTCGCGGAGGTGGAACGAGACCTCGGCGAGGTCGAGTATCCGATCACGAGCGAGGAACTCGCCTCGGAGTACGCCAGCGAACCGATCGACATGCCCAACGAGACCGAGTCGCTCGGGAGCGTCTTCGATCGGCTGGCCGGCGAGCAGTTCGACACCCCCGAGGAGGTCCGCGAGGCGGTCTACGGCGAGATCACCGGCGAGGCCGGCAGTCCCAACGAGGCCAACGCCGAACGCGACCTCACCAGGCTGGACGAGGAGAAACAGGGATCGCTCGGCGAGAGCGGCGGGAGCACGTACTGA